A stretch of the Candidatus Methylopumilus planktonicus genome encodes the following:
- the yjgA gene encoding ribosome biogenesis factor YjgA gives MAKDKDLENTTVSRTQLKLEAEKLQSLGLKLCELSVSKLKALTLPPDLFEAILAMQKIKSNGAKRRQSQYIGKLMRKFDATELNTIMTFWDQQEIKEKQHFHNIELWRKKLVEEPGSVNDFLIKFPTEEKLILLNTIKEAVEEKSKDKAPKYNRELFKLIKKIIEN, from the coding sequence ATGGCAAAAGATAAAGATCTCGAAAATACTACCGTCAGCAGAACGCAGCTTAAACTTGAAGCTGAAAAACTTCAATCACTTGGATTGAAATTGTGTGAGTTATCAGTATCCAAATTAAAGGCTTTGACTTTGCCACCCGATTTATTCGAAGCCATTTTAGCTATGCAAAAGATTAAAAGTAATGGCGCCAAAAGGCGTCAAAGTCAATATATCGGGAAGCTCATGAGAAAATTTGATGCAACTGAATTAAATACGATTATGACTTTTTGGGATCAGCAAGAAATCAAAGAAAAGCAACATTTTCATAATATAGAATTATGGCGAAAAAAATTAGTTGAAGAGCCTGGAAGTGTTAATGACTTCTTAATTAAGTTTCCCACTGAAGAAAAATTAATTTTATTAAATACAATCAAAGAAGCGGTTGAAGAAAAGAGTAAAGATAAAGCGCCTAAATATAATCGAGAATTATTTAAGCTTATAAAAAAAATTATAGAGAACTAA
- a CDS encoding CinA family protein yields MTQSIIQDISIQLGNALIKNHLRIALAESCTGGLVCQHLTNIPGSSAWFDRGFITYSNEAKIELLKVDQTTLLKFGAVSQEVASEMALGALKESHAQIALSITGIAGPSGGSTEKPVGKVFFAIAQHNKIIFNASKVFPGSRENIRESSCLFALNQVLALTLNSQV; encoded by the coding sequence ATGACGCAATCAATCATTCAAGATATAAGCATTCAGCTCGGCAATGCGCTCATTAAAAATCATTTGCGGATTGCACTTGCTGAGTCATGCACTGGTGGGTTAGTTTGCCAGCATCTCACAAATATTCCTGGGAGCTCCGCCTGGTTCGACCGAGGATTCATCACCTATAGCAATGAAGCAAAAATTGAATTACTTAAGGTCGATCAAACGACACTTTTAAAATTTGGTGCGGTGAGTCAAGAAGTGGCTTCCGAAATGGCCTTGGGCGCCCTTAAAGAGAGTCATGCTCAAATAGCTTTATCAATTACCGGCATTGCAGGCCCCTCCGGGGGGTCAACTGAAAAGCCTGTAGGTAAGGTTTTCTTTGCTATTGCTCAACACAATAAGATCATTTTTAATGCTTCAAAAGTCTTCCCTGGATCAAGGGAAAATATACGTGAATCTTCCTGTCTATTTGCACTAAATCAGGTCTTAGCGCTTACTTTAAACTCCCAAGTATGA
- the recA gene encoding recombinase RecA yields MDDNKSKALAAALAQIEKQFGKGSVMRMDDSEVIQDIQSVSTGSLGLDIALGIGGLPRGRVVEVYGPESSGKTSLTLSVIAQMQKLGGVAAFIDAEHALDPQYAAKLGVVVPDLLISQPDTGEQALEIADMLVRSGSVDIVVIDSVAALTPRAEIEGEMGDSHMGLQARLMSQALRKLTGNIKKTNTLVIFINQIRMKIGVMFGNPETTTGGNALKFYASVRLDIRRIGAIKKGDEVVGAETRVKVVKNKVAPPFRQAEFDVLYGEGISREGEIIEIGAQLNFVEKAGSWYSYNGEKIGQGKDNAREFLKENPKIAQEIEDKIRANSSTLSEAMTAPQETDETE; encoded by the coding sequence ATGGATGACAATAAAAGTAAGGCACTCGCTGCCGCATTAGCGCAGATCGAAAAACAATTCGGAAAAGGTTCTGTCATGAGGATGGATGATTCCGAAGTCATCCAAGATATCCAATCAGTTTCAACAGGTTCCTTAGGTCTTGATATTGCGCTTGGCATAGGTGGTCTTCCTAGAGGGCGTGTTGTTGAAGTATATGGCCCAGAATCCTCAGGCAAGACATCTTTAACGCTATCCGTCATAGCTCAAATGCAAAAGCTTGGTGGTGTGGCTGCTTTTATTGATGCTGAACATGCGCTTGATCCTCAATATGCTGCCAAATTAGGTGTCGTAGTTCCAGACTTACTCATTTCTCAACCTGATACAGGCGAACAAGCCCTTGAAATTGCAGATATGCTTGTACGAAGTGGTTCAGTAGATATTGTCGTCATAGACTCTGTAGCAGCTCTGACGCCACGTGCAGAAATTGAAGGTGAAATGGGTGACTCTCATATGGGTCTTCAAGCTCGCCTGATGTCACAAGCCTTAAGAAAATTAACAGGCAATATTAAAAAAACAAATACGCTTGTCATATTCATTAACCAAATTCGTATGAAGATTGGGGTCATGTTTGGCAACCCAGAAACAACCACGGGCGGCAATGCTTTGAAATTTTACGCTTCCGTGAGACTTGATATTCGACGTATTGGTGCAATCAAAAAAGGTGATGAAGTCGTGGGCGCTGAAACAAGAGTTAAAGTGGTGAAAAATAAAGTGGCACCTCCGTTTAGACAAGCTGAATTTGATGTGCTGTATGGTGAAGGCATTTCAAGAGAAGGTGAAATCATTGAAATTGGTGCTCAATTAAATTTCGTTGAAAAAGCAGGGTCATGGTATAGCTATAACGGCGAGAAAATTGGCCAAGGCAAAGACAATGCAAGAGAATTTCTAAAAGAAAATCCAAAAATTGCTCAAGAAATTGAAGATAAAATTAGGGCAAACTCATCAACTCTAAGTGAAGCGATGACTGCACCTCAGGAAACAGACGAAACTGAGTAA
- the thiL gene encoding thiamine-phosphate kinase, with translation MSSEFEIIDRYFKKKMKQTALGVGDDAAIINIKKNREIVISSDMLVENVHFLKNTNPARLGWKSLAVNLSDIAAMGATPRWATLSISLPKINHGWLKEFSKGFFKCADQFGIDLIGGDTTKGPLTISITTMGDIKKNKSLLRSGAKINDDIWVTGQLGMASMGLASLQGTLKLAPSLKVKCIKALETPTPKVLIGSHLSRYANSCIDISDGLVQDLKHVLKASTVGASLLLNEIPCDPFIHASKKYQFALNGGDDYELLFTAQKKHRLAIEKIAKKTDTAINIIGVITKNKNLKIMDQKGKSISFNKRGFDHFA, from the coding sequence ATGTCCTCAGAATTCGAAATTATTGATCGGTACTTTAAGAAAAAAATGAAACAAACTGCCCTCGGTGTGGGTGATGATGCGGCAATTATTAATATTAAAAAAAATCGTGAAATCGTTATTTCTTCAGACATGCTTGTAGAAAATGTTCACTTTCTAAAAAATACCAATCCAGCTCGTTTAGGCTGGAAATCTCTAGCAGTTAATTTATCTGATATTGCAGCGATGGGTGCTACACCTAGATGGGCAACTTTATCGATATCACTACCTAAAATAAATCATGGCTGGCTAAAAGAATTCTCAAAGGGCTTTTTTAAATGTGCTGATCAATTTGGCATTGATCTTATTGGTGGTGATACCACAAAAGGTCCTTTGACTATTTCAATCACTACCATGGGCGATATTAAAAAAAATAAAAGTCTATTGAGATCTGGCGCAAAAATAAATGACGATATATGGGTGACAGGCCAATTAGGTATGGCCTCCATGGGCTTGGCGAGCCTTCAGGGGACATTAAAACTCGCGCCTAGTTTAAAAGTAAAATGTATAAAAGCACTTGAAACACCCACACCTAAAGTTTTAATCGGCTCACATTTATCTCGCTATGCGAATAGCTGTATTGATATTTCTGATGGTCTCGTTCAAGACTTAAAGCATGTCTTAAAAGCTTCCACAGTTGGCGCTTCTCTTTTGCTCAATGAAATACCGTGTGATCCATTTATTCATGCATCAAAAAAATATCAATTCGCATTAAATGGTGGCGATGACTATGAATTACTATTTACAGCTCAAAAAAAACATAGACTCGCTATAGAAAAAATTGCAAAGAAAACAGATACGGCAATCAACATCATTGGTGTGATTACGAAGAACAAAAACCTAAAGATCATGGATCAAAAAGGCAAATCCATATCATTCAACAAAAGAGGATTTGATCACTTTGCCTAA
- the mog gene encoding molybdopterin adenylyltransferase gives MKNKFTKIGLISISDRASKGEYEDQGIPHLKAWLQKALISPFETIEKIIPDERPLIESSLIHFVDVELCDLILTTGGTGPALRDVTPDATLAIADREMPGFGEQMRQISLHFVPTAILSRQVAVVRKNTLIINLPGQPKSIAQTLEGLKNDQGEVIVHGIFAGVPYCIDLLNGSFIETHQDVVTAFRPKTK, from the coding sequence ATGAAAAATAAGTTCACTAAAATTGGACTCATTTCAATTAGCGACCGAGCTTCAAAAGGCGAATATGAGGATCAAGGCATTCCTCACCTAAAGGCTTGGCTGCAAAAAGCGCTCATCTCGCCCTTCGAAACCATAGAAAAAATTATCCCTGATGAAAGACCGCTGATTGAATCTTCGTTGATTCATTTTGTAGATGTCGAATTATGCGATCTTATTCTTACCACAGGCGGAACAGGGCCTGCTTTAAGGGACGTAACGCCTGATGCTACCCTAGCCATTGCGGATCGAGAGATGCCTGGCTTTGGCGAGCAAATGCGTCAAATCAGTTTACATTTTGTCCCCACAGCTATTCTATCTAGGCAGGTTGCAGTTGTGCGTAAAAATACACTTATTATTAATTTGCCTGGCCAGCCTAAATCTATTGCCCAAACACTTGAAGGATTGAAAAATGATCAAGGGGAAGTAATAGTGCATGGTATTTTTGCTGGGGTACCTTATTGTATTGATCTTTTAAATGGCTCTTTTATTGAAACACATCAAGATGTTGTGACGGCTTTTAGGCCTAAAACTAAATAA
- a CDS encoding phosphatidylglycerophosphatase A — MPNLKFLIKHPSHFLALGFGAGLSKKAPGTIGTLVGIPIYLLISSYSFSIQMMMALLFTIVGIFICNQTAQALKVKDPSAIVWDEISAFFLMLVIAHPLLNPLKIFELFVLFRIFDIWKPFPINYLDKHVGGGLGIMLDDYVAAFFALLIYFSIQ, encoded by the coding sequence TTGCCTAATCTTAAATTTCTAATAAAGCATCCCTCGCATTTTTTAGCGCTAGGTTTTGGTGCGGGACTTTCAAAAAAAGCACCAGGTACTATAGGCACCCTGGTCGGGATTCCAATTTATTTATTGATATCGTCCTATAGTTTTTCCATACAGATGATGATGGCCTTACTTTTTACAATTGTAGGTATCTTTATTTGCAATCAAACAGCGCAAGCACTAAAAGTTAAAGATCCTAGCGCTATTGTGTGGGATGAAATTTCGGCTTTCTTTTTAATGTTAGTCATCGCTCACCCTCTTTTAAATCCCCTTAAAATTTTTGAGTTATTTGTGCTCTTTAGGATTTTTGATATTTGGAAGCCCTTTCCAATCAATTATCTAGATAAGCATGTAGGGGGTGGATTGGGTATTATGCTTGACGATTATGTGGCTGCATTTTTTGCGCTACTTATTTATTTCTCAATTCAATGA
- a CDS encoding regulatory protein RecX has translation MKLKLSEYAHTLEFDEDALDLFISSLVSDGWLSNERYCEQFIHAKKNKFGRYKIIRELEEKGIEQALIEEYMGPLKNQELLYAKQVWQKKFKLPPSSKEEWSKQARFLQSRGFDVSLIKKILNAKEE, from the coding sequence TTGAAATTGAAATTAAGTGAGTACGCTCATACGCTCGAATTTGATGAAGACGCACTAGATCTTTTTATATCATCTCTAGTGTCAGATGGATGGCTGTCTAATGAGCGGTATTGTGAACAATTTATTCATGCAAAAAAAAATAAATTCGGGCGATATAAGATCATTCGAGAACTTGAAGAAAAAGGAATAGAACAGGCTCTTATAGAGGAGTACATGGGCCCTCTTAAAAACCAAGAATTATTATATGCAAAACAAGTATGGCAAAAGAAATTTAAACTCCCTCCCTCTTCTAAAGAAGAATGGTCAAAACAAGCGCGCTTTTTACAAAGCCGCGGGTTTGATGTTTCGCTTATAAAAAAAATATTGAATGCCAAGGAAGAATAG
- the pmbA gene encoding metalloprotease PmbA encodes MKKNQFDLEHLKKIAEHTMHYAKSKGATASEVEVSYGTGKNVSVRLGSLETLEINSDKGFSVTLYNGQRKGSSSSSDLSIQSIEDTVEAAFNIARYTAPDPFFDLADKNLMATNMQDLDLHNAWDISIDHMIDLAKTCEASALGVNQKITNSEGASVSSSEGIFIYANSHGFMGGYPTSRHSIGCSVIAEEKSMMQRDYWYSSARHVEDLESVESVGKLAGTRTVSRLGAKKIHTCHAPVIFEAPIASGLISSLISAISGGNLYRQSSFLLNSLGEKVASEQLTIEEDPFLLRGDASSMFDDEGVATNSRLLVDQGTINGYLLSSYSARKLGMQSTGNAGGAHNLIVKTGNQNLQDLIKQMHKGLFVTELLGHGINMVTGDYSRGAAGFWVEDGVIAYPVEEITIAGNMKDMLKQILAIGNDVYRNGSKHTGSILLETMSIASS; translated from the coding sequence ATGAAAAAAAATCAATTTGATTTAGAGCATTTAAAAAAAATTGCTGAACACACAATGCATTATGCAAAAAGCAAAGGCGCTACTGCATCTGAAGTTGAGGTAAGTTATGGTACAGGTAAAAATGTTTCTGTACGTTTAGGTAGCCTTGAAACGCTTGAAATCAATAGCGACAAAGGATTTTCTGTCACCCTTTATAATGGGCAGCGAAAAGGTAGCTCTAGCTCATCTGATCTGTCAATACAAAGTATTGAAGATACTGTTGAAGCTGCTTTTAATATTGCTCGTTATACAGCTCCAGATCCTTTCTTTGACTTGGCTGATAAAAATCTTATGGCGACAAACATGCAAGACCTTGATTTGCATAATGCATGGGATATTTCTATAGACCATATGATTGACCTTGCAAAAACATGTGAGGCTTCAGCGCTTGGTGTAAATCAAAAAATTACAAATTCTGAAGGTGCTAGCGTTTCATCTTCTGAGGGCATTTTTATTTATGCTAATAGCCATGGTTTTATGGGCGGCTATCCCACATCTAGGCATTCGATTGGTTGCTCTGTGATTGCAGAAGAAAAGTCGATGATGCAAAGAGATTATTGGTATTCGTCCGCAAGGCATGTTGAAGATTTAGAGTCTGTTGAATCGGTAGGAAAATTAGCAGGCACACGAACAGTCTCTCGATTAGGCGCGAAAAAAATTCATACGTGCCATGCGCCAGTTATTTTTGAAGCGCCGATAGCAAGTGGACTTATCTCATCTCTTATCTCAGCCATCTCAGGCGGTAATTTATATCGTCAATCCTCATTTCTTCTAAACTCGCTTGGAGAAAAAGTAGCAAGTGAGCAATTAACGATTGAAGAAGACCCTTTCCTTTTACGCGGAGACGCAAGCTCTATGTTTGACGATGAAGGGGTGGCGACCAATTCGAGACTGTTAGTTGATCAAGGTACCATCAATGGATATCTTCTATCTTCATACTCTGCCAGAAAGCTTGGCATGCAATCAACAGGTAATGCTGGTGGTGCGCATAATCTCATTGTGAAGACCGGCAATCAAAATCTACAAGACCTTATTAAACAAATGCATAAAGGTCTGTTTGTAACAGAGCTACTTGGTCACGGCATAAATATGGTGACAGGTGATTATTCTAGAGGTGCTGCAGGCTTCTGGGTTGAAGACGGGGTGATTGCTTATCCAGTGGAGGAGATTACGATTGCAGGCAATATGAAAGATATGTTGAAACAGATTTTAGCTATTGGAAATGATGTTTACAGAAACGGATCGAAACATACAGGTTCGATCTTACTAGAAACAATGAGTATTGCGTCTAGTTGA
- a CDS encoding PDZ domain-containing protein: protein MQFKLIFIILNLFSMLAFAEETNLFQENYLTQSTTKFHSLQKKPDTKIYAGMNKEKDKIRMLEDGYDLMGTSAFQGPFTEPNQALKHAQSIEADVVLVYDRKINEMTRPERLRQLHAEMKKNSTGEKNSVIEVSEADLQDKNSKFDFYATYWAKLPQPILGLHVIKLIKTNSETKEKKEEVGLKVVAVIKDSPAFKSGIQKGDVILVLNDVNTESPEEFSKSVFKQQGSKVKIKYLRDDEEKVVFTELNRR from the coding sequence ATGCAATTTAAACTTATTTTTATCATCCTTAATTTATTCAGCATGCTGGCTTTTGCTGAAGAAACTAATTTATTCCAAGAAAATTATCTTACTCAAAGTACAACTAAGTTTCATTCCTTGCAAAAAAAGCCAGATACAAAAATATACGCTGGCATGAATAAAGAAAAAGATAAAATTAGAATGTTAGAAGACGGTTATGACCTCATGGGCACCTCAGCATTTCAAGGGCCTTTTACGGAACCTAATCAAGCGCTTAAGCATGCTCAATCAATCGAGGCAGATGTGGTTTTAGTATACGATCGTAAAATTAATGAAATGACAAGGCCAGAGCGTTTAAGACAGCTTCATGCTGAAATGAAAAAAAACAGTACGGGTGAAAAAAATAGTGTGATTGAGGTGAGTGAAGCAGACTTACAAGATAAAAATAGTAAATTTGACTTTTATGCAACCTATTGGGCAAAGCTACCTCAGCCGATTTTAGGATTGCATGTGATTAAGTTAATTAAAACAAATTCAGAAACCAAAGAGAAAAAAGAAGAGGTGGGCTTGAAAGTTGTAGCAGTGATTAAAGATTCACCTGCTTTTAAATCAGGCATTCAAAAAGGGGATGTAATACTTGTATTAAATGATGTGAATACCGAGTCGCCTGAAGAATTTTCTAAATCAGTATTTAAACAGCAAGGCAGCAAAGTAAAAATTAAATATTTAAGAGACGATGAGGAAAAGGTCGTATTCACCGAACTTAACCGTAGATAA
- a CDS encoding MlaA family lipoprotein, producing MTKHISKFLVAILVTFVMFGCASQQNKDPLEGLNRSVYKFNEVVDKVALKPVAQGYQAITPTPVQTGVNNFFKNIRDVVTLVNELFQFKFKQAANTTGRIAVNTTVGVLGLFDVHSKAGGARTIEDFGQTLGYYGLDSGAYLVLPILGPSSTRDGIGFATDAFFFNPIGYIEDDTTRWVTIAAAVIDKRAELMADFDIRDKSFDPYAYMRDSYLQNRENLVKDGVEDPKGVSPYNVPFGN from the coding sequence ATGACAAAACACATAAGTAAATTCCTCGTAGCAATCTTAGTCACTTTCGTCATGTTTGGTTGTGCTTCACAACAAAACAAAGATCCTCTCGAAGGTCTTAATCGTTCAGTGTACAAATTTAATGAAGTCGTCGATAAAGTAGCATTAAAACCAGTGGCTCAGGGATACCAAGCGATTACACCAACCCCTGTTCAAACGGGTGTGAATAACTTCTTTAAAAATATTCGTGACGTAGTCACACTTGTAAACGAATTATTCCAATTTAAATTTAAGCAAGCTGCTAATACAACAGGTCGAATTGCTGTTAATACGACTGTGGGTGTGCTTGGTCTATTTGATGTGCATTCAAAAGCAGGTGGCGCTCGTACAATAGAAGATTTTGGTCAAACGCTTGGTTACTATGGTTTAGATAGTGGCGCGTATTTAGTTCTTCCTATTCTTGGCCCATCAAGCACTAGAGATGGTATTGGTTTTGCGACTGACGCATTCTTCTTCAATCCAATTGGTTATATCGAGGACGACACAACTCGATGGGTGACTATTGCTGCTGCTGTCATTGACAAACGTGCAGAGCTTATGGCTGATTTCGATATTCGAGACAAATCTTTCGATCCCTATGCTTACATGCGAGATAGTTATTTGCAAAACAGAGAAAATTTAGTTAAAGACGGTGTTGAAGATCCGAAAGGCGTTAGTCCTTATAACGTTCCTTTTGGTAATTAA
- a CDS encoding cryptochrome/photolyase family protein yields the protein MNKKYNNSLVWFRRDLRDYDHAALSHALQESKQVFCIFIFDKEILDVLKNKEDRRVEFIWESIKELKESLIKKKSDLIVIHSLASEAITRVIDTFKIDAIYINRDYEPHAIKRDEEIRNIAIKKNVDFYDFKDQVVFEKDEILTALEKPYTVFTPYKNNYLKKLSQTFLPRFDIEPFIENLAQFKSDPLLSLEDMGFKKTNLHQIKIHTGMTGGKLLVEDFKERIALYKKTRDFPAIKGVSYLSVHLRFGTLSIRQLFRLTQESFSEGAETWLNELIWREFYFQILFHRPDVALGRAFKKDYESIAFENNPDYFKAWTDGQTGFPIVDAAMRQLNQTGFMHNRLRMIAASFLVKDLLVDWRWGEAYFAEKLIDFDLSANNGGWQWAASTGCDAQPWFRIFNPITQSLRFDPQGKFIKKYVPELDKFSEGEIHSPWLSQNTNKIDYPKPIVDHAAQRIKALALYKSVKN from the coding sequence GTGAATAAAAAATATAACAACTCACTTGTTTGGTTTAGAAGAGACTTACGTGATTACGATCATGCAGCTCTTTCCCATGCGCTTCAAGAATCTAAGCAAGTTTTTTGTATTTTTATTTTTGACAAAGAAATTTTAGATGTCTTAAAAAATAAAGAAGATAGGCGAGTCGAATTTATTTGGGAAAGTATTAAAGAGCTTAAAGAAAGTCTCATCAAAAAAAAATCTGATTTAATTGTAATACATAGCTTGGCTTCGGAGGCTATTACCCGTGTCATTGATACATTTAAGATCGATGCAATCTATATCAACAGAGATTATGAACCGCACGCGATTAAACGAGATGAAGAAATAAGAAATATTGCGATTAAAAAAAATGTCGATTTTTATGATTTTAAAGATCAGGTAGTTTTTGAAAAAGATGAGATTCTTACAGCGCTAGAAAAACCCTATACTGTTTTTACCCCTTACAAAAATAATTACTTAAAAAAACTTAGCCAAACTTTTCTACCTCGCTTCGATATTGAGCCTTTTATCGAAAATCTTGCTCAATTTAAATCCGATCCGTTACTGAGTCTTGAAGATATGGGATTTAAAAAAACCAACCTTCATCAAATTAAAATTCATACAGGCATGACTGGAGGAAAATTACTCGTTGAAGATTTTAAGGAAAGAATAGCGCTTTACAAAAAAACGCGCGATTTTCCAGCGATTAAAGGTGTTTCTTACCTATCTGTTCATTTGCGATTTGGTACGCTTTCTATAAGGCAACTTTTTCGTTTAACGCAAGAGTCTTTCAGTGAAGGCGCTGAAACGTGGCTTAATGAATTGATTTGGCGGGAATTTTATTTTCAAATTTTATTCCATCGTCCCGACGTGGCACTGGGCAGAGCTTTCAAAAAAGACTATGAATCGATCGCTTTTGAAAACAACCCTGATTACTTTAAAGCATGGACAGATGGCCAAACTGGGTTCCCTATTGTGGATGCTGCAATGAGGCAACTCAATCAAACAGGCTTTATGCATAATCGACTTAGAATGATTGCCGCCTCTTTTTTAGTCAAAGATCTACTTGTCGATTGGCGCTGGGGCGAAGCGTATTTTGCAGAAAAACTTATTGATTTTGACTTAAGTGCTAATAATGGTGGCTGGCAATGGGCTGCTTCTACCGGTTGTGACGCTCAGCCATGGTTTAGGATTTTTAACCCAATTACGCAATCTTTAAGATTCGACCCCCAAGGTAAATTTATTAAAAAATATGTCCCTGAGCTAGATAAGTTTAGTGAGGGTGAGATTCACTCACCATGGCTCAGTCAAAACACCAATAAAATCGACTACCCAAAGCCTATCGTTGACCATGCTGCACAGAGGATTAAAGCTCTAGCCCTCTATAAGTCTGTTAAAAACTAG